One genomic window of Eisenibacter elegans DSM 3317 includes the following:
- a CDS encoding WbqC family protein, producing MKVVILQSNYLPWKGYFDLIQGADAFVFYDCVKYTKNDWRNRNIIYPKNGKQWLSIPIAAQATRLAIDEVLITDKHWQTQHFKSLYYAYKKAPHFAQLEALMIDYLQEKAWTHLSTLNQYLIRYISQKLGCNIQFYNARSFPLEGLDRVERLLVILEQLKADTYISGQAARQYLDGQERLFEAKGIDLVYKTYPNYPQYKQLATPFEQGVSIVDMIAHLEWSEIPAYIWL from the coding sequence ATGAAAGTAGTCATCTTACAGTCAAATTACCTTCCTTGGAAAGGCTATTTTGACCTTATTCAGGGCGCTGATGCGTTTGTGTTTTATGACTGTGTGAAATACACCAAAAATGATTGGCGTAACCGCAATATCATTTATCCCAAAAACGGCAAGCAATGGTTGAGCATTCCGATTGCAGCACAAGCTACCCGCCTTGCCATCGATGAGGTACTGATTACTGACAAACACTGGCAGACACAGCACTTTAAGTCGCTGTATTATGCGTATAAAAAAGCGCCTCATTTTGCACAATTAGAGGCTTTGATGATTGATTATTTGCAAGAAAAAGCTTGGACACACTTGTCTACACTGAATCAGTATTTGATTCGGTATATCAGCCAAAAACTGGGCTGTAATATACAGTTTTATAATGCGCGCAGCTTCCCTCTTGAAGGCTTGGATAGAGTAGAACGCCTATTGGTAATTTTGGAACAACTCAAAGCCGATACCTATATCTCGGGACAAGCCGCCCGTCAGTACCTCGATGGTCAAGAGCGGTTGTTTGAGGCCAAGGGCATCGATTTGGTGTATAAGACATACCCCAATTACCCCCAATACAAACAACTGGCTACGCCTTTTGAACAAGGGGTGTCGATAGTGGATATGATTGCACATTTGGAATGGAGTGAAATCCCTGCTTATATTTGGCTATGA
- a CDS encoding FAD-dependent oxidoreductase yields MTTATKNILVLGAGFSGLAAGLTLAEAKTPTHIVEKSTHAGGLSRTLEVDGVKFELGPHIYFDKDQDVLRFWESLLPAGQLRTYTRNNRIFYQGKYIHSPLNLWNAFVKLGPLKVGAFLSSFAGAKLSRRPINSAEDWVKANFGAALFEHFFKVYNEKIWGLDCSEISPNWAGQRIKSSLSTMVVKSLTKDKDFIIKTFSFPDGGSERLVAAQMERLSASPDVQVRTETTITRLMPVADGFLADFSTGERNVHFTDVISTIHLNALGEILVLPEAQSEQLQQAVASLQYRHLVLVNLVFEKEAVKTFREHWIDIHDPAVKALRVTNFGNYDFGLAKANKVGVGLEYNCFDTDEIWHQTTQDILQQALADLQYMGLTQSQPLGFEIVKIPQAYPIYFRGYEEYTSTVFDILGQIPRLHLAGRNSMYKWNNMHHSVKTGILAAQNALGATHDLFAVKGMVAIGKDSD; encoded by the coding sequence ATGACAACAGCTACCAAAAATATACTTGTACTTGGTGCCGGCTTTAGTGGCTTGGCCGCAGGATTGACCCTGGCAGAGGCAAAAACACCTACTCATATTGTAGAGAAAAGCACTCACGCGGGCGGGCTTTCCCGCACACTTGAGGTAGACGGGGTGAAGTTTGAGCTAGGGCCGCATATCTACTTTGACAAAGACCAAGATGTATTGCGGTTTTGGGAATCGCTTTTGCCCGCAGGTCAACTGCGTACCTACACCCGCAACAACCGCATTTTTTATCAGGGTAAATACATCCACTCGCCACTCAACCTTTGGAATGCTTTTGTCAAGCTGGGGCCACTAAAAGTGGGGGCTTTTTTGTCAAGCTTTGCTGGTGCTAAGCTTAGCCGCCGCCCTATCAACTCTGCCGAGGACTGGGTAAAGGCCAATTTTGGTGCAGCGCTGTTTGAGCACTTTTTCAAGGTTTATAATGAGAAAATCTGGGGGTTGGACTGTAGCGAAATCTCGCCCAACTGGGCAGGGCAACGCATCAAATCTTCGCTCTCGACGATGGTGGTCAAATCGCTGACCAAGGACAAAGACTTTATCATCAAGACCTTTTCTTTTCCTGATGGTGGCTCTGAGCGACTGGTAGCGGCTCAGATGGAGCGGTTATCAGCCTCGCCCGATGTGCAAGTTCGTACGGAAACTACAATAACCCGACTGATGCCGGTAGCGGATGGTTTTTTGGCGGATTTTAGCACTGGCGAACGTAATGTGCATTTTACCGATGTTATCAGTACGATTCATCTCAATGCCTTGGGCGAGATATTGGTATTGCCCGAAGCGCAGTCTGAACAATTACAACAGGCAGTGGCTTCGCTTCAATATCGTCATCTTGTATTGGTCAACTTGGTGTTTGAAAAAGAAGCTGTTAAAACCTTTCGAGAGCATTGGATAGACATTCACGACCCTGCCGTCAAGGCACTTCGGGTAACTAATTTTGGGAATTATGATTTTGGTTTGGCCAAGGCCAATAAAGTAGGCGTGGGTTTGGAGTACAACTGTTTTGATACGGATGAAATTTGGCATCAAACAACCCAAGATATTCTGCAACAAGCACTGGCTGACTTGCAGTATATGGGCTTGACACAGTCGCAGCCGCTGGGCTTTGAGATAGTCAAAATCCCCCAAGCCTATCCCATTTACTTCCGAGGGTATGAAGAATACACGAGCACAGTTTTTGATATTTTGGGTCAGATTCCTAGGTTACACCTTGCCGGACGTAACAGTATGTACAAGTGGAACAATATGCACCACTCCGTAAAAACAGGTATTTTGGCCGCTCAAAATGCTCTAGGAGCCACTCACGACCTGTTTGCCGTCAAAGGGATGGTTGCCATTGGTAAAGACTCGGATTAA
- a CDS encoding class I SAM-dependent methyltransferase, producing the protein MSQAFQLIDGIKCYAPALAAENDGFFAESFQLLYEVEDRNFWFVARNQVIQHLFGKYVGTGAASVLEIGCGTGYVLAGLEKRFPKYQLKGSEIHLEGIRFAQKRLPSVAFIQLDATSMPFEDAFEAVGAFDVLEHISDDEQVLREIFKSLKRGGHLVLSVPQYQFMWSVADDIAFHKRRYHRKELHRKLTQAGFEVKYLSAFVFTLFPLMYFSRIVRGKYRHRALSKDEILQLSMQELRLHPLLNRVFSGLMRLDIGLIRLGISLPWGGSLIAVAKKR; encoded by the coding sequence ATGTCTCAAGCATTCCAACTCATCGACGGTATCAAGTGCTATGCTCCGGCATTGGCAGCTGAAAATGATGGTTTTTTTGCGGAAAGTTTTCAGTTGTTGTACGAAGTAGAAGACCGTAACTTTTGGTTTGTTGCCCGCAATCAAGTGATTCAACATTTGTTTGGCAAATATGTGGGTACAGGAGCGGCTTCGGTATTGGAGATAGGCTGTGGGACGGGTTATGTGCTGGCTGGCTTAGAAAAACGCTTTCCCAAATATCAGCTGAAGGGTTCTGAAATACACCTCGAAGGCATTAGGTTTGCCCAAAAGCGGCTTCCTTCTGTAGCATTTATTCAGCTTGATGCTACGTCAATGCCTTTTGAAGATGCTTTTGAGGCTGTGGGCGCATTTGATGTCCTCGAACACATCAGCGACGATGAGCAGGTGCTGCGGGAAATTTTCAAGTCGCTCAAACGCGGAGGGCACTTGGTACTTAGTGTGCCACAATATCAGTTTATGTGGAGTGTGGCCGACGATATTGCCTTTCACAAACGCCGCTACCACCGCAAAGAGCTACACCGCAAACTCACCCAAGCGGGCTTTGAGGTCAAATATCTGAGTGCTTTTGTCTTTACGCTCTTCCCTCTGATGTATTTTTCGCGGATAGTACGGGGAAAGTACCGACACCGTGCCTTGAGCAAGGACGAAATCCTCCAACTGAGTATGCAGGAGCTAAGGCTTCACCCGCTGCTCAATCGCGTATTTTCAGGGTTAATGCGCTTGGATATCGGGTTGATCCGTCTGGGTATTTCACTCCCTTGGGGAGGCTCTCTCATTGCTGTAGCAAAAAAACGATAA